Below is a genomic region from Delftia tsuruhatensis.
ATGCATCGCACCAAGGACCTTTGCCGCACCGGCCGCCGCTCTTCGGCGGCCTTGCGCTGGACGCTGGCGGCACTGATGGCCACGCTGGCTGCCGGTACGGCCTCGGCACAGGTCATCCGCTGCACGGATGCCAAGACCGGCCGCGTCACCTATACCAACAGCAGTTGCAAGGATGGCGAAAGAAGCGTCCAGGTACAGGCCGCCCCCACGGCCGAGGAGCTGGAGCGAGACCGTGAACAGGCCGCCGCCGCCATCGAGCGCAAGAACCAGCAGCTGGCGCGCGAGGAATCCGAGCGCCGTGCCCGCCTCCAGCAGCAGGAACGCGAGGAGCGCAGCCGGCGTGAACGTGAGCGCGACAACACGGCCCGGCAAGGGGGAGGCGACTCTCCGGCCTGCCAGCAGGCACGCCGCCGCCTGGACTCCATCCTGGCAGAATCCGACCCCGACCCCGCCACCTGGGGCCCCCGCAGCCAGGCCGCGCAACAGCAGATGGAAATGGCCTGCCTGGGACCGCAGGCCTACGAGCAGTTGCAGCAGTCACGCGCCTTGCAGCCGAATGCCATCAACCGTCCCTGGATGGTGGGGCGACCCATCCCCACCCAGCCGCTGCCGCCTTCCGCGCCCATCTCGCACTGCAACGTGTTCCGCTGCTACGACAACAACGGCGGCATCCACCCCCGCTGATTCAGGCGCGCAGCCCCTGCTCCACGGTCGGGTAGCGCAATCTCAGGCCCAGTTCCACCTTCAGGCGGTGGTTGTGCAGGCGGCGTGATTCCCCCATGAAGCTCAGCAGGCTGGCCGGCAGCTCGCGCTGCGCCTGCTCGCGCGTGATGCGTGCAGGGCGCGGCAGGCCGTAGAGATCGGCGGCAAGGTCGAAGTAGTCGCCCATGCGCAGCTGCGTATCGTCGCTGGCGTGGTAGATGCGCTGGGGCCGGCCGCGCCACAGCGCCAGCACGCAGGCTCTTGCCAGGTCGTCTGCATGGATGTGGTTGGTATAGACGTCCTCCTCGGCCCGCAGCAACGGCGTGCCACGCAGCAGACGCCCGCGCGGCGTGCCGCCTTCCCTGTCGGGGGCATAGATGCCCGGAATGCGCAGAATGCTGGCGCGCACGCCACCGCGTCCGGCGAACCGCACGGCCCGCTCGGCATTCACGCGTCGCAGCGCACGCGCCGTGGCCGCCGCCGTGGGCCGGCTCTCGTCGATCCAGGCGCCATCGCAGTTGCCATACACGCCCGAAGTCGAGCCATAGACCAGGCGGGCTGGCAGGCCCCGGCGGCGCAGCGCGCGCAGCAGGGCCGTGGTGCGCGGGTCCAGCCACCAGCCATCGCTGCCCTCGTCCGAACCGGGGGGCGGCGCAAGGTGCACGACACGGGTGGCCAATCCGGCCAGCCGGCGCAGCGAGTCCGGTGCATCGAGGTCGCCCTGCAGCGGCGTGATGCCGGCCGCACGCAAGGCTGGCGCCCGGCCGGCGCCGCGCGTCAGGGCCAGCACGCGCGGGCCGCGCCGCGTGCGATCCGCCGGCGCGGCGGGCGCGCCGGCCAGCGCACCGGCCACCCGCAGCCCCACATCTCCACAGCCGACGATGAGCACGCGTTCGCGTCGAAAGCGCGCCGGCAGCGCGCCCAATGGGTTTTGGTTTGAGGGCAAAATCCAGGCCTGTTGCGAGGGCGGCCAGCCAAGCGCCGCAGATGGCGGCCGCGGCATGTCCGCCCGGGAAAGAAGATCACCGCGGCGCTGCATGCACCCGCCGGCGCCCCCGAGGATACCGAGAACATGACCGAGATTGCCAACATTTCCCACGAAATCACCGTACAGCCCAGCGGCCGTGCCTTCAGCACCCAGGGCAGCGAGACCATCCTGTCCGCGGCCATCCGCTCCGGCGTGGGCCTGCCCTACGGCTGCAAGGACGGTGCCTGCGGCTCCTGCAAGTGCAAGAAGCTCGTCGGCCATGTCATCCATGGCGCGCATTCCGACAAGGCCCTGACCGCCCAGGAAGAAGCCGACGGCTACGTGCTGACCTGCTGCGCCACCCCCCAGTCTGCCGTGGTTCTGGAGTCGCGCCAGGTCACCGATGCCAGTTCCTTCCCGATCAAGAAGATGCCCGTGCGCGTGGCCGCACTGGAGAAGAAGTCGCATGACGTGATGCAGGTGCGCCTGCAGTTGCCGGCCGCCGACAAGTTCCGCTACCACGCGGGCCAGTATGTGGAGTTCATCCTGCGCGACGGTGCACGCCGCGCCTATTCGATGGCCACGGCCCCGCATGTCCAGGACACGGCGCCGGGCCTGGAGCTGCATATCCGCCACATGCCGGGCGGCACGTTCACCGACCATGTGTTCGCGGGTCTGCGGGAAAAGGAAATCCTGCGCGTCGAAGGTCCGTTCGGCAGCTTCTTCCTGCGCGAGGACAGCGACAAGCCCATCGTCCTGCTGGCCTCGGGCACGGGCTTCGCGCCCATCAAGGCCCTGATCGAGCACATGCGGCACAAGGGCATCGAGCGCCCCGTGGCGTTCTACTGGGGCGGCCGGCGGCCCGAAGACCTCTACCTCGACGCCTGGGTGCGCGAGCAGGCTGCCGCCATGCCCTCGCTCCACTACGTGCCCGTGGTCTCCGAGGCACTGGCCGAAGACGGCTGGAGCGGCCGCACCGGCTTCGTCCACAAGGCGGTGATGGAGGACTTCGCCGATCTCTCGGGCCATCAGGTCTATGCCTGCGGCGCCCCCATCGTCGTGGAATCGGCCCGCGAAGCCTATGTGCAGCAGCGCGGCCTGCCCGCCGAAGAGTTCTACGCGGACGCATTCACGTCGGAAGCCGACAAGGCCTCCTGATCACGCTTCAGGCCGGCACAGATCAAGCCCTGCGCAGAAAAATTGCTTCACATACCTGCGCCCGACCAGGTGTCGCAATTTTTTTGCAAAATAGCGCCCCTATGAACCGTAGAAACAGCCTTCTCTCGGTCATGGCGGCCGTTGCTGCCCTGGCCTCCCCGCTTGCCCTGGCGCAAGAGCCCATCCGCCTGATCGTGCCCTACGCACCCGGCGGTCCGATCGACATCACCGCGCGCGCGCTGGCCGAGCGGGTGCGCGACGCCCTGGGCGTGGTCATCATCGACAATCGGGCCGGTGCGGGCGGCAACATCGGCGCCGACGCCATCGCGCGCGCCACGCCGGACGGCCTGACCATAGGCATCTCCGCCACGGCCACCCATGCCGTCAACCCCTGGCTCTACACCAGGATGCCCTATGACGCCGGCAAGGATTTCGCGGGCATCACCCAGATGGTGCGCGTGCCCAACGTGCTGGTGATGAATGCGGCACGCGCCGAGCAGCTGAAGATCCACAGCGTGGCCGACCTGATCGCCTATGCCAAGGCCAACCCCGGCAAGCTCAACTACGGCAGCGGCGGCAACGGCAGCGCAGGCCATCTGGCTGGCGAGATGCTCAAGCAAAAGGCCGGCATCTTCGCGCTGCACGTGCCCTATCGCGGCGCCAACCCCGCCCAGCTCGCCCTGCTGTCCGGCGAGGTGGACTTCAACATCGACAACCTGGCCGCCGCCGCGCCCAACATCCGCTCGGGCAAGCTCAAGGCGCTGGCCGTGACCTCGCTGGCGCCCACATCGCTGCTACCGGGAGTTCCTGCGCTTTCCAGGACCTTCCCGGGCTTTGCCATCGACACCTGGTGGGGCCTGGTCGCTCCCGCGGGCACGCCCAGGCCCGTGCTGGACAAGCTGAGCAAGGCCTTCTCCGAGGCCCTGGCCGCGCCCGAGACCAAGACCCGCTTCGAGCTGCTGATGGCCGAGCCCGTTTCCTCGACTCCGGCCGAGTTCGACAGGTTCATGGCTGCCGAGCGCGCCAAGTACCAATCCATCGTCAAGGCCTCGGGCGCGAAGGTCGATTGACACACCCGGATCCGTCAAAAGGCCGCGGCCGCCACATGGCGCCGCGGCCTTTTGCATCGGGGGGGGTGGCTTCAAGCGCCGCGCCGATGCCAGCCGGCTGCCTCGGCCAGGCGGATGCCCTGCCCCTGTACCGCCCGCAGTTGCTCGGGCGTGACACGCTGCGGCGCGATCTCGGCCAGGGGGACGAGCACGAAAGCGCGCTCGTACATGCGTGGATGCGGCACGCACAGGCGCGGCAGGTCCATGCGCTCATCGCCCCACAGCTCGATGTCCAGGTCCAGCGTGCGCGGCGCATTGCGGTAGGGCCGTTCACGCCCGGCCGCCAGCTCGATCGCCTGCAGTGCATCCAGCAGTGCCAGCGGCGCCAGCGTGGTGCGCACGGCGGCCACCGCATTCAGGTAGTCAGGGCCGCTGGAGTCGATGGGCGCCGTGCTGTAGAGCGAGGACACGGCCACGAGGCACGTGCCGGGCAGGCCGGCGATGGCTTCCAGGGCCCGGCCCAGTGCCCGGCCACGGTCACCCAGATTGGCCCCCAGGCCGATGGCGACCCAGTGGCCTGTTTCAGTCATCGCCGCCCATGCCACCGCCGTCACCGCCGCCGTGCGGCTTGCGGCGGCGGCGCCGCCGCTTCCTGGGTGCCGCGCCCTCTTCGCCTGCGGGCTGTGGCAGCGCCGCGGCGTCGTCCGGAGCACCCCCTTCGGCCAGATTCACGCCTTCGCGGGGTTGCCGCACCTTGGGCACGCGGTGCACCTTGGGCTCGGCGCTGCGCTGGCGCGCACGCTGCTCGTCGCGGGCCTGGGCGATCAGGTCGTCGCGGCGCGCGTCGTCGGCGTTCTGGAATTCCTGCCACCAACTGGCCAGGCTTTCCTCGACCTCCCCGATGTCGGCACGCAACCGCATGAAGTCGAAACCCGCCCGAAAGCGCGGCTGGGCCACCAGGCTGAAGGGCGTGGCACCCGTGCGCTTGTCAAAGCGCGGCTGCATGACCCAGATCTCACGCATGTCGGCGGCCAGCTTGCCCCGGCCGGAGACATCGCCGATGCGCTGGTCGAACACCTCGTCAATGGACTCCTGCAGGGCCGGGAACGGATGCTGGCGCTGGTTCAGGCGCCGCTCCCAGCCGGTCTTGACATCCTGCCACAGCACGCAGGCCAGCAGGAAGCTGGGGGCCACGGGCTTGCCCTCCTCGACGCGGCGGTCGGTGTCCGTCAGGGCCGCCTGCACGAACGGGTGGTCCGCACGTTCGACCACCACATCCAGCAGCGAGTAGATGCCGCGCGCCAGGCCCAGGTCGCGCAACTGCTGCACGGAGGCCAGCGCATGGCCGGTCTGCAGCAGCTTGAGCATTTCGTCGAACAGGCGGCTTTGCGGCACGTCGGCCAGCAGCGGCTCGCATTCGACCAGCGGCCTGGCGGTCTTGGGCTCCAGCTTGAAGCCCTTGCCCTGCAGCTTGGCGGCGAAACGCACGGCGCGGATGATGCGCACCGGGTCCTCGCGGTAGCGCGTGGCCGGGTCGCCGATCATGCGCAGCACGCGCTTCTTGGCGTCGTCTATGCCCTTGTGGTAGTCCACCACGATCTGCGTGTGCGGATCGTAGTACATGGCGTTGATGGTGAAGTCGCGGCGCGTGGCATCCTGGTCCTGCGGACCCCAGACATTGTCGCGCAGCACCCGGCCGCTGGCGTCCACGGCGTGCTGCATGCCGGCCAGCTGGGCCTTGCTGGTGCGCTCGTTGCCGCTGACGGCCTCGGCCGCGCTGTTGTCCAGGAAGGCGCGGAAGGTGGAGACCTCGATGACCTCGTTCTCCCGGCCACGCCCATAGACCACGTGCACGATGCGAAAGCGCTTGCCGATGATGAAGGCCCGCCTGAACAGTCCCTTGACCTGCTCGGGCGTGGCATTCGTGGCCACGTCGAAGTCCTTGGGACGCAGGCCCAGCAGCAGGTCCCGCACCGCGCCCCCGACGATGTAGGCCTCGTAGCCGGCATCCTGCAGCGTCTGCACCACGTCGATGGCGCGCCGGTCCACGAGGTTGGGGTCGATGCCGTGCACCTGCACCGGCACCTCCTGGCGCTTTCCGAACGGGGACTTGCGCGCGCGCGGCGCTGGCGTCTTGCCCAGCAGCTTGTCGATGAATGTCTTGATCATGGGGCTTCGCCAAACAGGTCCAGAATGTGCCAGCCCCGCTCCCGGGCCAGGGCGCGCAGCCGCGTGTCGGGGTTGGTGGCCACGGGATGGTCCACGCGCTCGAGCAGGGGCACGTCGTTCCAGGAATCGCTGTAGAACCAGGTCTCCACGTCCTTCCAGTCCAGGCCGCGCGCCTCCAGCCACTGCTGCATGCGCCGCACCTTGCCGTCGCGCATGCTCGGCGTGCCACGGATCTCGCCCGTGAACCAGCCCCGGGCGTCGCGCTCCAGCTCCACCGCGATCAATTCCTTCACGCCCAGCGCGGCGGCAATGGGACGTGTCACGAATTCATTGGTGGCCGTGACGATGACCACCTCGTCGCCCGCCTGCTGGTGCCCGCGCAGCAGATCCAGCGCCTGCGGCCGGATCGCCGGGGAGATGACCTCGCGCATGAAGCGCTCGTGGGCCTGGCCGGCCTGCTGGGCGCCCCGGGCGCAGAAGGCCTCGGTGGCAAAGCGCACATAGTCGTGCACATCGAGCGTGCCTGCCTGGTAATGCGCGAAGAACTCGGCATTGCGCCGGCCGAACTCGGCCGGGTCGGTCCAGCCGATGCGCGTCGTGAATTCGCCCCACTCGTAGTCCGAGTCCAGCGGCAGCAGCGTATGGTCCAGGTCGAACAACGCCAGCCGTGGCCGGGGTTGCTTCTGTTCAGAAGTCATGCAATTCCCACAAAAGGCCGGAACCGGGAGCGGTGAAGGGGCTCATTCGGTTTCCAGCATGGTCTTGAGCAAC
It encodes:
- the folK gene encoding 2-amino-4-hydroxy-6-hydroxymethyldihydropteridine diphosphokinase, which encodes MTETGHWVAIGLGANLGDRGRALGRALEAIAGLPGTCLVAVSSLYSTAPIDSSGPDYLNAVAAVRTTLAPLALLDALQAIELAAGRERPYRNAPRTLDLDIELWGDERMDLPRLCVPHPRMYERAFVLVPLAEIAPQRVTPEQLRAVQGQGIRLAEAAGWHRRGA
- a CDS encoding Bug family tripartite tricarboxylate transporter substrate binding protein; protein product: MNRRNSLLSVMAAVAALASPLALAQEPIRLIVPYAPGGPIDITARALAERVRDALGVVIIDNRAGAGGNIGADAIARATPDGLTIGISATATHAVNPWLYTRMPYDAGKDFAGITQMVRVPNVLVMNAARAEQLKIHSVADLIAYAKANPGKLNYGSGGNGSAGHLAGEMLKQKAGIFALHVPYRGANPAQLALLSGEVDFNIDNLAAAAPNIRSGKLKALAVTSLAPTSLLPGVPALSRTFPGFAIDTWWGLVAPAGTPRPVLDKLSKAFSEALAAPETKTRFELLMAEPVSSTPAEFDRFMAAERAKYQSIVKASGAKVD
- a CDS encoding NAD-dependent epimerase/dehydratase family protein, with protein sequence MPRPPSAALGWPPSQQAWILPSNQNPLGALPARFRRERVLIVGCGDVGLRVAGALAGAPAAPADRTRRGPRVLALTRGAGRAPALRAAGITPLQGDLDAPDSLRRLAGLATRVVHLAPPPGSDEGSDGWWLDPRTTALLRALRRRGLPARLVYGSTSGVYGNCDGAWIDESRPTAAATARALRRVNAERAVRFAGRGGVRASILRIPGIYAPDREGGTPRGRLLRGTPLLRAEEDVYTNHIHADDLARACVLALWRGRPQRIYHASDDTQLRMGDYFDLAADLYGLPRPARITREQAQRELPASLLSFMGESRRLHNHRLKVELGLRLRYPTVEQGLRA
- the pcnB gene encoding polynucleotide adenylyltransferase PcnB, with product MIKTFIDKLLGKTPAPRARKSPFGKRQEVPVQVHGIDPNLVDRRAIDVVQTLQDAGYEAYIVGGAVRDLLLGLRPKDFDVATNATPEQVKGLFRRAFIIGKRFRIVHVVYGRGRENEVIEVSTFRAFLDNSAAEAVSGNERTSKAQLAGMQHAVDASGRVLRDNVWGPQDQDATRRDFTINAMYYDPHTQIVVDYHKGIDDAKKRVLRMIGDPATRYREDPVRIIRAVRFAAKLQGKGFKLEPKTARPLVECEPLLADVPQSRLFDEMLKLLQTGHALASVQQLRDLGLARGIYSLLDVVVERADHPFVQAALTDTDRRVEEGKPVAPSFLLACVLWQDVKTGWERRLNQRQHPFPALQESIDEVFDQRIGDVSGRGKLAADMREIWVMQPRFDKRTGATPFSLVAQPRFRAGFDFMRLRADIGEVEESLASWWQEFQNADDARRDDLIAQARDEQRARQRSAEPKVHRVPKVRQPREGVNLAEGGAPDDAAALPQPAGEEGAAPRKRRRRRRKPHGGGDGGGMGGDD
- a CDS encoding DUF4124 domain-containing protein, yielding MHRTKDLCRTGRRSSAALRWTLAALMATLAAGTASAQVIRCTDAKTGRVTYTNSSCKDGERSVQVQAAPTAEELERDREQAAAAIERKNQQLAREESERRARLQQQEREERSRRERERDNTARQGGGDSPACQQARRRLDSILAESDPDPATWGPRSQAAQQQMEMACLGPQAYEQLQQSRALQPNAINRPWMVGRPIPTQPLPPSAPISHCNVFRCYDNNGGIHPR
- a CDS encoding CDP-6-deoxy-delta-3,4-glucoseen reductase, whose amino-acid sequence is MTEIANISHEITVQPSGRAFSTQGSETILSAAIRSGVGLPYGCKDGACGSCKCKKLVGHVIHGAHSDKALTAQEEADGYVLTCCATPQSAVVLESRQVTDASSFPIKKMPVRVAALEKKSHDVMQVRLQLPAADKFRYHAGQYVEFILRDGARRAYSMATAPHVQDTAPGLELHIRHMPGGTFTDHVFAGLREKEILRVEGPFGSFFLREDSDKPIVLLASGTGFAPIKALIEHMRHKGIERPVAFYWGGRRPEDLYLDAWVREQAAAMPSLHYVPVVSEALAEDGWSGRTGFVHKAVMEDFADLSGHQVYACGAPIVVESAREAYVQQRGLPAEEFYADAFTSEADKAS
- a CDS encoding HAD family hydrolase gives rise to the protein MTSEQKQPRPRLALFDLDHTLLPLDSDYEWGEFTTRIGWTDPAEFGRRNAEFFAHYQAGTLDVHDYVRFATEAFCARGAQQAGQAHERFMREVISPAIRPQALDLLRGHQQAGDEVVIVTATNEFVTRPIAAALGVKELIAVELERDARGWFTGEIRGTPSMRDGKVRRMQQWLEARGLDWKDVETWFYSDSWNDVPLLERVDHPVATNPDTRLRALARERGWHILDLFGEAP